From the genome of Varibaculum prostatecancerukia, one region includes:
- a CDS encoding histidinol-phosphate transaminase: MGARKERASMEQSPLLPLREELAQVTPYGAPQLDVAARLNVNENPYPPSPGMIADITQAVARAAEGLNRYPDRDFTALRKALAGYVRRESGLSFPVEQIWAANGSNEVMAQLLGAYAGPGRTVLGTEYSYSMYPEYVRGAHSRYVRVPRRSDYNVDVDALLQGLREVSPSVLLLANPNNPTGTASSEAELIQILQQARETGPVIDDRRTATVVVVDEAYAEFRSPGQPSALALLEKFPHLVVSRTMSKSFGMAGLRLGYLVAAPEVIADIMRVRLPYHLSALTQAAAIAALGHAEEQLRQLAELRERRDNLASWLESKGYTVPRTQANFVLFGPFPDRHQIFSDLLDRGVLIREVGPEGFLRVSIGTSQEDQAFRQALEEVTR, encoded by the coding sequence CCGGCTGAATGTTAACGAAAATCCCTATCCGCCCAGCCCCGGGATGATCGCCGACATTACTCAGGCGGTTGCGCGCGCAGCGGAGGGCTTAAACCGCTATCCGGATCGGGATTTCACCGCCCTGCGGAAGGCTTTAGCCGGTTATGTGCGCCGCGAATCGGGGCTCAGTTTCCCGGTCGAGCAAATCTGGGCTGCGAATGGCTCTAATGAGGTAATGGCGCAACTGTTGGGCGCCTATGCCGGTCCCGGCCGTACGGTTTTGGGAACAGAATATTCCTACTCGATGTATCCCGAGTACGTGCGGGGCGCGCACTCCCGCTATGTTAGGGTTCCGCGGCGCAGCGACTATAACGTAGATGTGGATGCTCTACTCCAGGGGCTGCGGGAAGTTAGCCCTAGCGTGTTGCTGCTGGCAAACCCAAATAATCCGACCGGTACCGCTAGCAGCGAAGCGGAACTAATACAGATTTTGCAGCAAGCTAGAGAAACCGGGCCGGTTATCGATGACAGACGCACCGCTACCGTGGTGGTAGTTGACGAGGCCTACGCAGAGTTTCGCAGCCCGGGTCAGCCCAGCGCCCTCGCCCTCTTGGAAAAATTCCCTCACCTGGTAGTTTCCCGTACCATGTCGAAATCTTTTGGAATGGCAGGGCTGCGCCTAGGCTACCTGGTGGCGGCACCAGAGGTGATTGCCGATATTATGCGGGTACGTTTGCCCTATCACCTCTCGGCGCTGACTCAGGCGGCCGCGATTGCGGCTTTAGGGCACGCGGAGGAGCAGCTACGTCAGTTGGCCGAGCTGCGCGAGCGCCGCGACAACTTGGCGTCTTGGCTGGAGAGTAAAGGCTACACCGTGCCTCGAACCCAAGCTAACTTTGTGCTTTTTGGACCGTTCCCGGATCGACACCAAATATTTAGTGATTTATTGGATCGCGGAGTCCTGATCCGAGAAGTCGGTCCGGAAGGATTTTTACGGGTAAGTATCGGCACCAGCCAAGAAGACCAGGCATTTCGCCAGGCACTAGAGGAGGTAACCAGATGA
- the hisB gene encoding imidazoleglycerol-phosphate dehydratase HisB: MSRSGKITRKTAESEITVEINLDGTGKSEISTGVPFYDHMLTALSKHSLIDMNIAARGDIDVDVHHTVEDTAICLGAALRQALGNKAGIRRFADATVPLDEALARAVVDVAGRPYCVHSGEPAGQEYHLIGGHFTGSMTRHVWESFAYNAGICLHVEVIAGRDPHHIVEAQFKAVARALRGAVETDPRVSGIPSTKGAL; encoded by the coding sequence ATGAGTCGCAGCGGAAAAATAACGCGCAAAACCGCGGAATCGGAAATCACGGTCGAGATCAACCTAGATGGCACCGGTAAAAGCGAGATTAGTACCGGGGTTCCGTTCTATGACCATATGCTCACCGCCCTTTCAAAACATTCCTTGATTGATATGAACATTGCCGCTCGCGGGGATATTGACGTCGATGTGCACCACACGGTAGAAGATACTGCTATTTGCCTCGGCGCCGCGCTGCGCCAAGCCCTGGGGAACAAGGCCGGGATTCGCCGCTTTGCCGATGCCACCGTGCCCCTAGATGAGGCGCTAGCCCGGGCGGTAGTAGATGTGGCCGGACGCCCCTATTGCGTACATAGCGGAGAGCCAGCCGGCCAAGAATATCACCTGATAGGCGGACACTTTACCGGGTCAATGACCCGTCATGTGTGGGAATCTTTCGCCTATAACGCCGGGATTTGTCTGCACGTTGAGGTAATTGCGGGGCGCGATCCGCACCATATCGTAGAAGCACAGTTCAAAGCAGTCGCCCGGGCGCTGCGGGGAGCGGTGGAAACCGATCCTCGGGTTAGCGGGATTCCTTCCACTAAGGGCGCTCTGTGA